The Dehalococcoidales bacterium genome includes a window with the following:
- a CDS encoding sulfurtransferase TusA family protein: MADKPIIDKTLDVRGEICPNPDIKVRAALERMGQGQILEVLLDYPLSVERVPRNAERRQHRVILIERMSGAEHRILIEAKANWQ; this comes from the coding sequence ATGGCGGATAAGCCCATAATTGATAAGACTCTTGACGTCAGGGGTGAGATTTGCCCCAATCCGGACATAAAGGTCAGGGCGGCGCTGGAGAGGATGGGGCAAGGGCAGATTCTAGAAGTCTTGCTCGATTACCCGCTGTCGGTAGAGCGTGTCCCCCGCAACGCGGAGAGAAGGCAACACCGGGTTATACTGATAGAGCGGATGTCAGGAGCGGAACACAGGATATTAATTGAGGCCAAGGCAAACTGGCAATGA